The region GTCACATGCAAGCGACAACTTTACGGATTACGTGAGGCTCCCCTTCCCTATTAGCATAATTACATATAGAAAATAAGCAATTTGCTTCAAATTTTTTGGCTTAATTATATGATGATGAAGTTCTCTCACACACTGTTGATGTGTGCATTTTAGTATAATCGAGAAAAAAGAATGTACCAATTTTGGATAGAAAGAAATTACAGTTCTGATTTCTCTATCAAGGCTGCAAAGCACTCTTTCCAATCCATGACCTTGTCCTCACCATTGACCACCTGTTATTTGACATAAAGATGTTAGCTATTCAACAGCATgaccaaaaaggggggaaaaaaaaaaaaaaggattgacAACAATATAGGTCAGACATATCAGATATCACTCCAGGAAAATGTCCCATTGTGGTGAAGATCGCCTCCCTGAGCATCACAGAGGATACTTTGAGATTTGAGAATAAAAAGCTGTCAATATTGCCTATTTTTTCCAATAGACGTGATATAAGAAAAGCTTTGACTTCTACTATGAAAACCTCCAAATGTGCACACTGTGGATTAACTAGTTATTCTTCCAACAGAAGTGATCAACAATTGATGCTTTCTTTCAGCAACATTAGCATCAGCTGATATCAGTCCAGAAGACCTTTAACATAACATTCATCACATGTAGTAGGAAAACTCCTTTGTAGCTCTCGggtttatataatattttttttgggtaggGTGGGAAGTGCATGTCAAAAATAGAGAGTTCTTtagtttttcatttttgaaatacGGTAAACTCCACACCTCTTAACTCTTCTTCCCCAGGGTTCACTAGCGGATCTTTTTCCACTTTACCCCCTTGGTTACACGAACCCCTAACATCATGGTTGGAGGCGGAGTATCCTTTCTAGAAAGCCAACACTTTCTTGCCATCAAGAATAGGGAGTTATAAGTCACCAACCTACCTAAAATCTTTAAATGTGGGTAGCTCTAgaatcttaaaatattaaaggcCAACCGAGGAACAGACCTCAAATATCAGTCCTTTCTGTGGCACTGTGTCAAGGGCCTCTACACAGATGAAAGCGGCGTCCTCCTTGCTCAGCTTTCCCGGTGATGCACAGCCCTGGCATGAAAGATCATAGAACCAGTTGATTTTTAAATTACCTTTCTTGAGAATGATTTTAAGTGAATGAAAATAGCTTAGAAACATAGGAAACCATTCGCtgaaaactcaaaacatattCTGTCATAAACTTCATGCAAGGAATTCCTGGTCCCTTTTGTATAAGGATTCCATCATTCTATTCTTATTTGCTCTAATGCCAGAACCGAAGACACTTCAAATGTTAATTTTCTCCCATTAATGGTTCGAAATTTGGAATGATGGtacatggaaaatatggataattCGGAATCATCGACAAAACAATAGCTATTAGACCATCCTTTGTATATCAAGTCATTAGGTCCTTCATGGGCACATTACATGTTTGAAGGAAACTGTAAAAACTCAACTCGAGTGAATAACTACTGTGTTGAGTAGCAAAGTAAGGAATTTGCTAAACATGAACAATGAAAACTGTTATATGGTCTTCTATCAGTGTGAATAATTTGGATTTATTTTGCACAAAAAGAACAGCATATAGTTCATTTGCTGGTGGTTTCAACATtgggaaaaatagtcatattagtCGATGCTTGTTCAGATACAGCCAACCTTTCCAAATTGTAAGTGAGAAAAGAACAGTAAAACAGATGGTGATTTCGACACCATCTACCTAATAAAGAAGCTACACATACAAGTATTACCTCTTTAAAGTTGAAACCTTGATTTCCGCCCGGAGCATTTACCAATGAGCCAGTTCTGATAATAGTGTAAGGGATTCCCGAAGCCATAACCAGTGACTCGTCTTGTTCTGCCAGTTTTCTTGCATTGGCAGTAACAATTGCTTGAACCCCACTAGAACCTCTATAAACAGACAGCTGcaatgtcatcatatcataaaatcaAAACATAGACCATTCGAAATTTGCCATTGCCTAGAAATGTATAAGAGAGGACTACCTGAGATAATAGGATCACATGTTGTAAACCTTTCCAACTCTCTATATTTGATATAAAACCTTCCTACAAATGCAGCTTAAGCATAAGCGAGCTTATAAACTAAATACGTGcatatagaaagaaagaaagtagcTAAATAagttaagaagaagaagacataacaaaaattaaataaatccaAACAACAGAAGTATGTGCtaggaaataaaattatagTCCATAGATTCACATGCAGATTTTAATCCTACTCATCTACGTTTCAATTTTGGTGGGTATCATAGTAAAAAATGATAGAGGGGATTATAAGAAAGACATACAGTTGGGCATATCACTGCACGAACACCACTTAGAGCCTTCTTTAGCAATGACCTGTCCCTTGCATCACCTGCTATTGGCTTCATAGCAGCTTAGGAACATTAAGTATTAAAATACTACCAAGTCTATGATActaaaaaaatgtataaaaatgcCACCAACCTCAACATAAGTACCAAAAGCTTCCATTGCAGCCCGCTTATCTTTTACCAGAGCTTTGATCCGAGTTCGTTTGATTATCAAAGACAATATAACCATCTGTCCCAGATCATGTATAGGTGAAGTTGGCATTGGATGAGACTGAATAGATATTGAGCTATATATTGAATCATTGAGGTGATTGTTAAAGAAAACTGAGCTATGACTAAATCACTCCGGTGGAACTTAGGTGACACAAGATGAGTTATGTCCACATTTTGCACATGGGCATATTGTAAACACAGGTACTTATAAAGATTCTAGTGAAAGGTATCTAACGCTACCATATACGAACCTGACCAATCTCATTATCTCCATCTGTAACTAAAACTGCATCCCTGACTTCATCTCCTTCTGCTTTTtgggagaaaaaagaaagaaaataaaaaaatacacatttatgatatgatattttcgAGCAGGAATCACGTCGAATGTATTACAAAGTGCAGCTACCATAAGACTCAGTTTCTTCTGAAGAGGATCCATCTTTTGGGAGGAGCTCAGGTGCCCCATACCATTTCCGTAACTTTGGACCGCCTGAAATCAATGGCATGCATGGAGGAGAATGTCAATGATAAAGGAAATCTTGTTTGGTCAGCATACTTTGTGATGTATTATAATACATATCACATAATTTTAGCGGGAAGGATTTGCATCATAAGCATTTAAAGTCTCTTTGGTTTTAGAGTCCTTTTCTGTTTGTCCTTTCTTTTAAAATGAAGTGTTCTCATCATTTCAGGGCTAACAAGTTAAAGATTTTATTGCGCTCCCAGTTCGAAGATTTTCCTGGAAGTTTCAACCTTTTTGACTATGACAAGGTCGCGACTATAAACAGACTCTTGACTATGGGAGGGCGGTATGCTCTGCTCTCTCGCAACCCCTATTCTAATCAAAAGACTAGAGGCCCCTACTGAAGATAGGTCACAAACTACGACCGAGAGTTTAGCCTTTTGAAGCGCCAGTCACGTAGGGCGACCGGGCCAGGCCGAGACTGAAATGATGAATGTTTATGATACTGATGATATTTACAGTTTGAAGCAAAAACGATTATATGAAACTACGAGTTGCCATCATCAGCCAGTACAGATTTGAAATGGGGAGGTCATAAATTTACATCAAGAAAAGAATGCAGATACTCATCAGGAGCTTAAACACAACACCAGCTGAACACAGCATGACAATGCAAGGAGCCTTGCACCAACTATTTTGCAGTGCACCAAATATACTGGTATACTGAGTCCTTCTGGCAAGAAAAGTTAAATTTTCACTATTAATATATCTCTGGAAAAATGAGAGCTATATAGATAATAAACAGGGGATTTTTGCACAGGCTGCCCTATGCCCTAAGACCTATCTTCAAAGTTCAACCAGAGCACTTCCTGTTTGTTACCCATATTTCTCACATAAGGCAGCTATACAACTATGTTGCAACTAGAGGCGGATCAGGATTTAAACGGAGTAGGTGCACTTCTCCATAGAACTTTTCTTTAGATCTATTATATACTGAAGTGGATGCATGTGCATTACTGCTCACACCCGCTTATATGTTGGACCCACATTTGAGCTCAACTTTGTTAAGAAATTGGACCTTGAATCTACTCAATCTAAAAGGTTAGCTCATGAAGTAAGGATTGGTCTTGTCCGCTTTCTCAACCAATATGGAACACTTtatcacccccacccccaccaccgcGCGAAAAGCTGAAGTTTGAATATGTAGAGCGTGAACTTAATATAGAGGGGTCTTGGGCCTAACTTAATCCCGATAGCAAGCTTATGAGATGCGGATTGTACGAGATCCTATAAGGACATAATAAACCATTTCCTCAACCCCAATGTAGGACGCTTAACACCCTCTCTGCAGAACAATGACTAGATATCTGGATCCAAGTATTACGTAAACCAAGAACATGAATGCGTCTTAGCTCTGCTACCGTGTTAACAAGATGGACCTTGGTCCTGATTCATTCACAAAAGCTAGATCATGAGGTAGCTTAACATAACGGTCCAGTTTCTCAAACAGCGGGACACCTTAACATGTTTGAATTTCTTACTCCAATTTAACATTAATTGCTATACTATATTATCTGTCAGCCAACTACTACCTCTTATATGAATGGTATGACTAGATCTTAATATAACAATAGTCCTAGCAGTATTTTCTGACATCTTAAAAGCTATCTTttcccacattgtgggatttcactgggtatgttgttgttattgttgttaaaaGCTAGCTCATCTAAGATAACAGAAAGAATGCAACTTTAAGATATATTTGCGGTACTCAATTAACTGCAAGCAAGTATAGCTCAGCAACGACTTCTAATTGAGAATTGAGTGGGGTCCAATGCTGATTTGTCTTAAGAAATAcagtacaaattattaattcagAACCTACTAACTTAAAAGGTCTAGACTCCTGAACCCATAGGCTTCAAATACTGGCTTCGCCTCTGACCCCATTTTGCCCCACCccacataaaaaaaattgaaaaaaaagttcCAGCTTTCGAATTTATGAATTCGATCAAGTAGAAGCTGCTAGttcaaaatggaagaaaatggatACTGAATATTTATCAAGCAGATCAAGTCCAACTAGTTTAGAATTGAGGTAAACCAGTAAATACTTGTTTCTATACAAAGCTGCTAGGTGAAAGAACAATGTTCAATTAACAAATGGGAAAAGTACAGAATGCAAAACAAACCTTCAATATAATCAAGAATTTGGTCCATGAAAcctatttttttcttggaagAAAAGCAAGTGGGAGAACGCTTATCTCTAtctgagaaaaagaaagatggattgTTTCTGTTCCAATTTGTGCAGCATTGTGGACATGGAAAGAGGGATTGAGAAGGTCTATGCACAGAAAGAGATAAAGCTGAACTAGCCATACACTCCAAAACGGTTGGTTTCTGTTattcttacctcttttcttATAAACTTAAATTATAGTAAGTGATTTTCTGGTAAAAATGGTTCATTATCTTTGGTAGTAAGTTTAAAATAGTCTCTTAAGTATCAACTGAACAGTTTTGATCCTTTAATTTTGCGAAAAGTAAGCACGTTTGGTCTTCTTTAGATATTTACCAAACTCTGATTGTTATATTTAACCGGAATTGTGTAAAAAAGATTAACCACAAATAACCGTCAAAATTTCAGAAACTACAACATAAAAAAAGAGCATAAAAAATAACAGAAATTACACGTCAAAGTTGCATCATACTCttgaaataaacaaataacataAACTAAAAATTTTATACTTTCAAATGTGAgttcctttaattttttttctaatttaaaatatttcaacgaCCAAAAAGTGCTCACTTTAAATTTAGCAATTAGACTTTGGTAAATATTTCACAGCGACCAAAAGTGCTCACTTTGACAAATTTAGAGGACCAAAACTACTCAATtgatacttaagggactattttgaacctactacTAAAGATAAAGGACCATTTTGTTATTTCCTGTGATCTTCTGAAAAAATGTGTTTAGTACcatgaaaagttattttttataaaaaaaaaaatgatatttctagaagaaagttattttcaattttttttttaaaaagggttttaaaaatcctttttttaaaagaaaaacagctttttaatccttttttcaaaatgagtttaaaaaaaatatttttctttaaaatcgtTTATGATATTAATAGATTAGTGACTAGAAAATACTTTTCGCGAAAAGTTTATTGAAGattgataataatatagaaaattggatagtaatttgattaaatttgaGTAGTAAATATTGAAAATAATGTGTAAGTATCAATTGGATAGTGGTATGACGTTAAAAGTTGAGATAATTGTTAATGAAAATAATTTGACTTAAATGTATTTTTGATGTAACTACCTGAGGAGTCATTTGGTATGTGGGATGGGATAAATAAGGATATTTAATGAGATTTTATATCCACCTTCTATATGGGATAGTAATCCCACAATGTTAGTATAAAGGCAGAAGGGTCTAGGACCCCCTGAACTTGTCGATTTTTATTCAGTGTACACCTAAACTTTACGTTGGCCTAATTACCCCCCTCAACTTGAAAATATGATAGCCTGAACCCCAGACGACGATGTAAGAAAGAGCGTGGATACACTCTCTTTTAGGAGCGTGGATgggtgaaaaatcaaaaaatcagcTTCCAAATAGGGTATTTTTCAACTATTAATTGCCACATAATCaatataatgattttatttgatccagttgtatttcttattggtttttcttaatatacattgcatattttatccaaattgtgtttttttctttttcgatatgatgattatttattttagctatgtatttttttcttttttcggatCCAAATCTAAATAACTTAGTTGAAAgtttcaacttgaaattctatttattttattcaaataaaaataaggttTAGCAAAAGTAATGAAGTTTAGACGGTGTATTTTTTACGAAAAATATTGTGTATTTTTCATTTCATGCAAGTATTATTTATTTCAACtgtgcattattttttttgggtcaaattcataaaatatttggtttatattttatttgatttctttttcagaTTCAATGATTATTTGTTCTTACTgtgtatttcttcttttcctggccaaatatataaaaataacttgattagaatatcattatctttaggcaaataaaaaaattatagtcaaagtatttatataaaaataacttgattagaatatcattatctttaggcaaataaaaaatttttaGTCAAAATATATTCAAGTTCTTTTTTACAGATTTGGCCCGAAAAAGATGATTCAAATAATTGTTgaacttaaaaagtaaaaaatatatattttatcctttaaaaAATGCCACATGGACAAAAAAATCCATGTGGCAGCGCGTGTTGACCACCTCCATGGGTTGTCAGCGTCTGATagtaatttgattaaatttgaGGGGCCTatcatattttcatattttcaagtttaggggggtaattaggCCAACGTAAAGTTTAGGTGTACACTGAATAAAAATCGACAAGTTCAGGGGGTCCTGGACCCTTCTGCCTAGTATAAATGGTGGAATAAAATAATTCCGGGGCTAATTAATACTCATAATTAAATGCGGAGTAAATAATCCCACATTTTATCCCGGGATTATTGTCATTATCTCACCAACCAAACGACCCGCATTAATATAGTTTAACCAGTTGTGATGTATTACTTATTTTTAGTAGTAATTTTTTCCTAGGTTATACACACACTACAATTAGCTTTTAAGTAATTGATTCATATAAagttcttttatatttttcctgTGACAGCAATTCATAACTGACtttcaaataaattaataatgAACAATCTATTATCTTTACACCATTTACAGTTTTGCTGTTTGACACAGTTTATTTCATATTAAAGGGGCTAAATTGTATTATCTAGCacctttttttgtgtgtttatcTCGCATTTTGAATTGTCCTCATTTGAAACTAAACCATATGCGAAGGGTATTTCTTACTCACAAAACTAAACATGGTCATGTAGTGTAGTTATCTAAACAACAGTGCACAAAGTTAAAATTTGAACTCAGGTGCTCTAagtgagaaaatgacaaaaatgattCCTTATGTTTGAGGGTGGGTTCAAATAATTCCATAAGTATGCATTTAACAATTTTGATCCTCTAAGTTCtccaaaagttaacacttttagtctctTCAAATAATTTACCAAACTTTGTCtagaaataaattttaaaagaacaaaaattataGAAATCGTATCTCTAAATATGAGTTCCCGCAATTTTCGTCAATTTTAACAAATAGAGTTCGGTAAATCCTTCCCCATATCTCAATTGGGGGATTACactatggtattgttgttgttgtcattgagAGTTAGGTAAATATTTGACGGAGACTAGCTTTTCAAAAACTtgaaaggaccaaaactgttaaatacatagttaagggactattCTGAACGCCCCTAAAACATATTTAGCTCTAAGTTGAAGAAATCTTACATTTTGATCCCACCACCTTTGTTTCTCCATTCTTCTACTATCTTCTGTTCTACTTATTACACAGGTAATCGCCGATAATAACTAGCCTTAAAATTAGCTCTTGTAGAGTTTTAATTCCTAATGTTTCTCATTTTTCTTGTATGGATTTTTACTTACATTCTTGTTGTTACAGTGTTGCATTTTGAAATTGACTCTATAATTGAACGATCACTAGTTCTATTTGATTATCAGAATTTTACTCTAAATTGATTTATGTGTTGATTTAACTAAGATTTCTAGTAGTTGTGATGATGTTTACAAGTTTATTTacagagttttttttttctcgtagAGTTTTAACCTTGCACGTAATTTAAatcctcatttttctttttcttttttgttgtatGAATTTTGCTTATTGTTTTAGCTCGTAATTTTGTGATTTATGCTTTGATTACTTATATTCTTGTTGTTACCGTGTTGCATTTTGAAATTGACTCATAAATTGAACGATCACCAGTTCTGTTTGATAATGAGAAGTTTACTGTGATTTGATTTATGTGTTGCTGATAATGATTTCTAGTAGTTGTTAGTGATGTTTATAAGTTAATTTGCAGAGTTTGTTTCTCATGTGATAATATAGAAGAAAATAGGATTCGTATAGCCGATCCTAACTACtacctctgtttcaatttgtgtGTCTAAGTTTTGAgttggcacggagtttaagaaagtaaagaatacttttgaatcttgtcgtcttaaactaaagatatgtagaatgtaccaaaatatcctttaatcttgtggtcttaaacatgccatgtggaaagttggcattaaagagttgccaaaaaagggAAGAGACATTCTTTTAGaaaacggactaaaaaggaaagtaagttcATTTGCAGAGTTTGTCTCTCATGTGTTAATACAGAGGAACATAGGATTCATATAGTCGATCCCAACTAATTAGGATTGATCGGATAGACTATCTATTGGTCGATTGTTATGGAAAGCTTCAACTTGGATTTGTCATAGTTCTTGTGATTTTTCCAAGTTTATATGTTTGTTATGTGATACAAGCAATATAGGATTGATAAAGGTGATTCCAATTATCTTGGGATACAAATTAATTTTTACTTATTGTTTAGCTCGTTATTTTTCTGATTGACACTTTGATTTGTTACATTCATGTTGTTACAGTGTCAATGCACGATATGTTGCATTTTGAAAATGACTCCTCAATTGAACGATCACCAGTTCTATTTGATTATCAGAAATTTACTTTACTCTGGATTTATGAAGAATTAACTTAAATAGTCGTTCACCCAACCgtttaaactaaaaatagctAGTGgagtattttatatatatatatgtatgtatgtatatatatgtatgtatgtatatataatcaTGGATAATCTATGTATACCAgctataaaaaataaacaataaattTGACTGGTTATTTACGTAAGGATCCCGATTATAATGATTAGCTGCAACTAAGATTTCTAGTAGTTGTTGTGATGTttacaatttaatttgttgagTCTGTTTCTCATGTGATACAGAGGAACataggattcatatagccgaccccAATTAATTAGGATTGAGCCAATAGACTCTCTATGGGTTGATTTCTCAGGTGGTCACTTaactaatagttattatctcaaaaagtcactttctttgttgaagaaaattggaatcAAGAAGAAATGTGACTTTCTGAGATAATAACTACTCCCCCGTTCCAATTTAAGCGTCTTAGTGTAactaggcacggagtttaagaaacaacgggagacttttgaatcttgtagtcttaaattaattatgtgtgtagttctttaaatcttgtggtcgtAAACTTGTCATGTAGAATATTGGAACTGGAAAACTTagtaaatatagaaagagacactctttttgggacagaccaaaaggaaagtaagatacttaaattgggacggagggagtattagttaGTGACCATATGAGAATCAACCCGATTATCTATGGGTTGATTGGTAGTGAAAGGCTTCTACTTGGATTTGTCATAGGTCTCGTGATTTTTGCATGTTAATTAGCAGCATTTATGTGTTTCTCATGTGATACAAGGAATATAGGATTGATATAGTTGATCCCAACTATGTTGTGATTGATTaccgattaaaaaaaaaaaaaaaaaaaaaaacaaaaactatttttgATTGAGGCGTAtaatattgattgattgatttgtTTGTCATCTGATAATGGCTTACGAAGTGGTTACGGTGTAGTAATCAACTTTTAGCATTACAAACCAATTCTCTGAAATATTTCTCTTGGAAGAAGAATTACAATAAGGACCACAAGTCTAAGCATTTGAAGCCGATTGCATAAGCTCTCGTATTTTCATTATCAAATACTTGTTACATGGATGAACTTGGGCCATGTGCATTATTTAAACTTACAATATAGCTTGGTATCTTTGCCTCTAGCTCCCTCTTTTTGCTTATGTGTCTCTCGAGGGCAAACaggattcaatttttttctggCTGCTTATACTTTTGTGAGCATCTCGTTGTCAGTAAGACAGTTTCTTGACTGAAGCttatctttctttgtttctcaTTGCAGGAAAATTAAGGAACCATGGGGATCATAGAAAAGATTAAAGAAATA is a window of Lycium ferocissimum isolate CSIRO_LF1 chromosome 12, AGI_CSIRO_Lferr_CH_V1, whole genome shotgun sequence DNA encoding:
- the LOC132040409 gene encoding uncharacterized protein LOC132040409 isoform X1, with protein sequence MASSALSLSVHRPSQSLFPCPQCCTNWNRNNPSFFFSDRDKRSPTCFSSKKKIGFMDQILDYIEGGPKLRKWYGAPELLPKDGSSSEETESYAEGDEVRDAVLVTDGDNEIGQMVILSLIIKRTRIKALVKDKRAAMEAFGTYVEPIAGDARDRSLLKKALSGVRAVICPTEGFISNIESWKGLQHVILLSQLSVYRGSSGVQAIVTANARKLAEQDESLVMASGIPYTIIRTGSLVNAPGGNQGFNFKEGCASPGKLSKEDAAFICVEALDTVPQKGLIFEVVNGEDKVMDWKECFAALIEKSEL
- the LOC132040409 gene encoding uncharacterized protein LOC132040409 isoform X4; its protein translation is MASSALSLSVHRPSQSLFPCPQCCTNWNRNNPSFFFSDRDKRSPTCFSSKKKIGFMDQILDYIEGGPKLRKWYGAPELLPKDGSSSEETESYAEGDEVRDAVLVTDGDNEIGQMVILSLIIKRTRIKALVKDKRAAMEAFGTYVEPIAGDARDRSLLKKALSGVRAVICPTEGFISNIESWKGLQHVILLSQLSVYRGSSGVQAIVTANARKLAEQDESLVMASGIPYTIIRTGSLVNAPGGNQGFNFKECLRFWH
- the LOC132040409 gene encoding uncharacterized protein LOC132040409 isoform X2, with translation MASSALSLSVHRPSQSLFPCPQCCTNWNRNNPSFFFSDRDKRSPTCFSSKKKIGFMDQILDYIEGGPKLRKWYGAPELLPKDGSSSEETESYEGDEVRDAVLVTDGDNEIGQMVILSLIIKRTRIKALVKDKRAAMEAFGTYVEPIAGDARDRSLLKKALSGVRAVICPTEGFISNIESWKGLQHVILLSQLSVYRGSSGVQAIVTANARKLAEQDESLVMASGIPYTIIRTGSLVNAPGGNQGFNFKEGCASPGKLSKEDAAFICVEALDTVPQKGLIFEVVNGEDKVMDWKECFAALIEKSEL
- the LOC132040409 gene encoding uncharacterized protein LOC132040409 isoform X3, coding for MASSALSLSVHRPSQSLFPCPQCCTNWNRNNPSFFFSDRDKRSPTCFSSKKKIGFMDQILDYIEGGPKLRKWYGAPELLPKDGSSSEETESYAEGDEVRDAVLVTDGDNEIGQMVILSLIIKRTRIKALVKDKRAAMEAFGTYVEPIAGDARDRSLLKKALSGVRAVICPTLSVYRGSSGVQAIVTANARKLAEQDESLVMASGIPYTIIRTGSLVNAPGGNQGFNFKEGCASPGKLSKEDAAFICVEALDTVPQKGLIFEVVNGEDKVMDWKECFAALIEKSEL